From the genome of Henningerozyma blattae CBS 6284 chromosome 8, complete genome:
AACTTCCAGTAGCTCAACCTCCAGAACAAGTTATTTCCCCAATTGTAAAACACGGCGCTAGTATTACAGCTTGTGATGTAAATAAAGCATCTGATGATGGTACTTCTCTTAATAAACTCAccttaaataaaaataatgaaataaaagaaataccACTTTCTAATGGAAAGTCAAAGACTACTATTACCAAAAGAGAATCAGTTATATGCTCAGATAAGGTTAATACAGATCAAGTCAGTAGTAATGGGAATGTGACTTCATCTGATTTAGTTCTATACAATAAGCCAAAGAATACTGATATTGTTGCAGACCATGCCATGGTTATTGAATTAGCGTCAGATCGTCAAGTTAAACAACCTTCTGAATTCAACGATGATAAAGCTAAAGCGCTTGGTTTTCCAACTGCTCCGTGCAAGTCTCAAACGGACTTGCCAAAGCAACGATCATCTATACAAATTGATACTGTAGGGAATAAATTGGTTATCCAGACCTTTGATCTACAAGATGATAACGAAACTAACAAGATAAATGATGGTGATACTTCAAAGAATGCAGCTACAGCAGTTGTATTAAGGGAGACAGATATTTCTCCGCACGGTGATGTATCTGACGCAACTAATAGTGAGCTTTCATTCCTTAGAcatatttgtaataattatctaaatatttCCCACATGTTGACTACTATCAAGTTCAAAAAATTGTGCTGTATTTCTTCCAAGAAAGAGAAGCCAATAGGCTTATTTGGCATTGCGAATCATGGTGACACTTTACAATTGTTATCATTAAATAGCGATCAGATTAGCGCAATTGGCAAGCATTGGGATGTATTTGTTAGTATGTTGAAGGCTTTTAATGAGACTGAggaaagattaaaaaagtttCTTGTATGGCAAGGATTTGTGGCAGGAACTACTTTTCCACCTGGAAAATTGACCACATTTTATTGGATGGATACCTATTATAAGCATGTGTACGGTAGTAGTATATACAAGAAGGTTGATGGAAATGAATCCTTTATAGCTCCTGAAAAACCATTTTGTAAACAATTCTGCAAGTACGGTGAATGTAATACCAAAAAATGTAGGTTCATTCatgataagaaaaatattgctTTATGTAAGGATTACTTCTTTAGAGGTGCATGTTATAAGGATTGTAATCTAACCCATCAGCCTCGCGGTAACGCAAATGTTATTCCTGTATGCAAATATGACTTCTTTGGCACATGTAATTATCCTTTTGGTGCTGAGACAGGGGAATATGGCCCCGATTATTGTAAATATGTGCACAATTCAAAAGCTAGAAAGGATTACCCAAATTGTATGAGCTTTGCTTACGGTAGTTTCTGTGAGGACGGACTAAATTGTGAATTTCCCCATGTTTGGGAATGCTTTAATGAGTATATGGGTATACCCTGTGTTTTCTCAGGATGCACATATTCACACTCAAATAAATCCCTTGCAGAACCTGGTTTTACCCACAAGATTCCATTAAATAAGATCCCTGATAAAGCATACTTAActaaaagtaaaattttAAGTGGGCATCACACGATTACGCCTCATTATCATTCTGAACAATCATCTAGTGGAATTAAGCGCTCAAGAGGTAGCAATTTTCATGAAGATGATAATCAGATACACAAGAAGCCTAGATCTAAAACCTTGGAAGAAAAGCTAGATCTTCCTGCTAAAGGTCCTAATAATGGCACATATAGAAGGAATGTTGGTACAACTCCGACTGTAAGATTAGACGAAGAATTCATCCCCCTATAGAATAGAAAGTCTAATTATTcctttttatcattaactCGTTAACTGTATGCCTACccatattgaaaattttttatatgaTAATGCCCTAATTAAATTCGGTAAAATTTGAAGTCTGCCTacttatttgaaaatttaaatatagggctaaaaaaattttcaattttctcCGAGAAAAATCTCTATTCGAAAAGTATAAAATGCGAAACGTTTGAGACTTTTATCTCATATTCATAAttctttctaattctagtttgaaatattttttaatacacCAATCGTCAGTAGTGGTTAGTACTATCTcaagataatattaattaccATTATATTATAGAAACCTAATGTTTCATTTGTTTGTGTTCTTACTGTCGATGAGGGTTTTCCTTCGGGATTGGTCTTATTTGACAAGTTAATACTGGGACTCTGAACATATGATTCTCATACAATAACCCATAGCTGAATGAATTTTGACACATCCTAAACAAATGTGGCACAATTTTCATTTCGTTTCCGGTTTCTTAGATAAAAACTATTATGAGGGAGGCCCTTATAGGCAAAGACCTAGAGGGAAATGCATGTTTCCAGAGAGTTATATAATGTAACTTGAGAGTTTGGGATCTACAATGCTTCTTCTTCA
Proteins encoded in this window:
- the TBLA0H02930 gene encoding uncharacterized protein (ancestral locus Anc_1.258) produces the protein MGYKNKHHPQSSYARIHSRYQSGGYSNAGTRESLLRRIGALEESIDDILKEYETNYKETLHFLSNRDHSKYIQNIDPFKNNNDQPRNLDQSSTKIDVNKNTELSTKVPPQETHSGLPEKIEPRAATKENIISSTSIQKSSSESKPALKNVQSTILISNFEDNLTEIAKKSVNCSIDIPKTSQDNHIVSVVHSVSFPEPRKETNDKLNPISTHHSVPKTTPSDTTIENDLIATIQSDTKATLSAAPIVSVGLEIPSKDLNSSHLINKNLNQISQTDVPKIQSGLNLDVQERNAALNKTNEVVNQRMSHSIAVAETKCKNNSKPHSVSRTELSTNEALDCKTTTSINSPKEKVQNDKTNENFQNEPVKTQLTPENTKISSADNDKMNKILKLPVAQPPEQVISPIVKHGASITACDVNKASDDGTSLNKLTLNKNNEIKEIPLSNGKSKTTITKRESVICSDKVNTDQVSSNGNVTSSDLVLYNKPKNTDIVADHAMVIELASDRQVKQPSEFNDDKAKALGFPTAPCKSQTDLPKQRSSIQIDTVGNKLVIQTFDLQDDNETNKINDGDTSKNAATAVVLRETDISPHGDVSDATNSELSFLRHICNNYLNISHMLTTIKFKKLCCISSKKEKPIGLFGIANHGDTLQLLSLNSDQISAIGKHWDVFVSMLKAFNETEERLKKFLVWQGFVAGTTFPPGKLTTFYWMDTYYKHVYGSSIYKKVDGNESFIAPEKPFCKQFCKYGECNTKKCRFIHDKKNIALCKDYFFRGACYKDCNLTHQPRGNANVIPVCKYDFFGTCNYPFGAETGEYGPDYCKYVHNSKARKDYPNCMSFAYGSFCEDGLNCEFPHVWECFNEYMGIPCVFSGCTYSHSNKSLAEPGFTHKIPLNKIPDKAYLTKSKILSGHHTITPHYHSEQSSSGIKRSRGSNFHEDDNQIHKKPRSKTLEEKLDLPAKGPNNGTYRRNVGTTPTVRLDEEFIPL